From a region of the Arachis ipaensis cultivar K30076 chromosome B09, Araip1.1, whole genome shotgun sequence genome:
- the LOC107615496 gene encoding transcription factor bHLH83-like: MSTLKAVSFPAIKNILLLDSEGKLVAVKYFSNDWPINNAKLAFEKFVFTKTVKTNVPRVPYVFVYLLDLAVVVLLSNYNTIVNSAKENQLHGESSSYGWLYSQQTIPAHSIQDPAVQEPISKTHISMQAEKMKASKKQCTNESKMPKSNKSEASKDPQSVAAKNRKEGISERLNILQELVPNGSKVDLVIMLEKAISYVKFLQLQVKVLAANEFLPVQGGKVPDISQAKEAIHAILSSQRLEKQVQQPQSR, from the exons ATGTCTACATTAAAAGCG GTCTCATTTCCAGCGATAAAGAATATTCTTCTTTTGGATTCTGAGGGAAAGCTTGTGGcagtcaaatatttttcaaatgacTGGCCAATAAACAATGCGAAGCTTGCTTTTGAGAAGTTTGTCTTCACTAAGACCGTTAAGACCAATGTTCCTAGGGTTCCTTATGTTTTTGTGTATCTGCTT GATTTGGCAGTCGTGGTCTTGCT TAGTAACTACAACACCATAGTCAATAGTGCAAAAGAGAATCAATTACATGGTGAGAGTTCATCATATGGTTGGCTCTACTCTCAACAAACTATACCTGCTCATAGCATCCAGGACCCTGCAGTTCAAGAACCAATATCCAAAACGCACATTTCAATG CAGGCTGAGAAAATGAAAGCTTCCAAGAAGCAATGCACAAATGAGAGTAAAATGCCaaaatccaacaagtcagaagcATCTAAGGATCCTCAAAGTGTTGCTGCTAAG AATAGAAAAGAGGGGATAAGTGAGAGGCTCAATATACTACAAGAACTAGTTCCCAATGGCTCCAAA GTTGATTTGGTTATAATGCTGGAGAAAGCAATTAGCTATGTGAAGTTTCTTCAGCTTCAAGTGAAG GTGTTAGCAGCTAATGAATTTTTGCCTGTTCAAGGTGGAAAAGTTCCTGATATCTCTCAGGCAAAAGAAGCCATTCATGCCATTCTTTCATCCCAAAGATTAGAGAAACAAGTTCAACAACCTCAAAGTAGATGA